Proteins encoded together in one Nitrospirota bacterium window:
- a CDS encoding septal ring lytic transglycosylase RlpA family protein: protein MSCRPQACCARWLVLLLVTLLAGTMAACGGTPKPVYFPGYPIGFVERGVASWYGPGFHGNKTANGERYDMHQLTAAHRTLPLGSIAVVRSLSTDRQVTIRINDRGPFARGRVLDLSLAGAQALGMTGAGTDQIELRVVGYQGRAADMGVLRVQVGAFSDQQNAFNLLERGKHLYPGGRVQTVDLPEGTRYRVQIGQFSTEAQAEAAASHLDSVLGLQSFIFRDDP, encoded by the coding sequence ATGTCTTGCCGACCTCAGGCCTGCTGCGCTCGTTGGCTGGTTCTTCTTCTCGTCACCCTCCTGGCCGGTACCATGGCCGCTTGTGGAGGCACTCCCAAACCGGTCTATTTCCCCGGCTATCCGATTGGATTTGTCGAACGAGGCGTCGCCTCGTGGTATGGACCAGGATTTCATGGGAACAAGACCGCAAACGGTGAACGATATGATATGCATCAGCTGACGGCGGCTCATCGGACATTGCCGCTTGGCTCCATTGCGGTGGTTCGATCGCTGAGTACCGATCGACAGGTGACCATCCGCATTAACGATCGGGGTCCGTTCGCGAGAGGTCGTGTGCTCGATCTTTCACTCGCAGGGGCGCAAGCGCTCGGGATGACCGGAGCAGGAACCGATCAGATTGAATTGCGGGTCGTGGGGTATCAAGGACGAGCAGCCGATATGGGGGTCTTGCGGGTACAAGTCGGGGCGTTTTCCGATCAGCAGAATGCGTTTAATCTGTTAGAACGGGGCAAACATCTCTACCCGGGAGGCAGAGTCCAGACGGTTGATCTGCCTGAAGGAACACGATATCGGGTCCAGATCGGTCAGTTTTCTACGGAGGCCCAGGCAGAAGCTGCCGCATCTCATCTCGATTCCGTCCTAGGGCTCCAATCCTTTATCTTTCGCGACGACCCGTAG